One region of Emys orbicularis isolate rEmyOrb1 chromosome 6, rEmyOrb1.hap1, whole genome shotgun sequence genomic DNA includes:
- the SLC26A1 gene encoding sulfate anion transporter 1 translates to MESQTETIKMDIGPSPSFPMERKVHIQISGRQIIQTKLRKSCSCTTKRLKNVVTDFFPVLRWLPKYHCREYIWGDVMSGVVIGIILVPQAIAYSLLAGLKPIYSLYTSFFANIIYFLMGTSRHVSVGIFSLLSLMVGQVVDRELLLAGFDLNDDDDAISNSYEWNGNNSNVTAFNLTLGGLSAECGKDCYAIGVATALTFLAGFYQVLMGVFRLGFVSMYLSESVLDGFATGASLTILTAQVKYLIGIKIPRSQGHGILLTTWINIFRNISQANQCDVITSVVCIAVLVAAKELGDRYKQKLKIPLPTELVVIVVATLVSHYGKLNEVYASSVSGAIPTGFIPPQLPNFNMMHRVALDAVPLAIVGFAFTISLSEMFAKKYAYTVRANQEMFAIGFCNIIPSFFHCFATSAALAKTLVKSSTGCQTQVSSVISAVVVLLVLLFLAPLFYSLQKCVLACIIIVSLRGALRKFRDVPQRYHMNKVDTLVWCVTVFSSALISTEMGLLIGVLFSMLCIVVRTQRPRTALLGQIQSTAFYEDDWEYESLCPVPNAKIFRFEAPLYYANKDFFLKSLYRMTGLDPTLEAAKRKKNEKKQKEHLKEGNRGTIVKGSDQADTALHLVPKQVDFQTIIIDCSSVTFLDTAGIITLKEILKDYNELKITVLLACCNPSVIDSLKRGDYFGKDCKKMHELLFYSIHSAVQFARDRKLLADGSAV, encoded by the exons ATGGAAAGCCAAACAGAAACTATCAAGATGGATATTGGCCCCTCTCCGTCATTTCCAATGGAAAGAAAGGTTCACATCCAGATAAGCGGGAGACAGATCATCCAAACCAAACTGAGGAAGAGCTGTTCCTGCACCACTAAGAGACTGAAGAACGTAGTCACGGACTTCTTCCCTGTGTTACGATGGCTTCCCAAGTACCACTGCAGAGAATACATATGGGGGGACGTTATGTCCGGGGTGGTGATTGGGATCATTTTGGTACCCCAAGCCATAGCGTATTCTCTGCTAGCCGGTCTGAAGCCTATTTATAGCCTTTACACGTCATTCTTTGCCAACATAATTTATTTCCTGATGGGCACCTCTCGCCACGTGTCTGTTGGCATTTTCAGCCTGTTAAGTTTAATGGTAGGGCAAGTTGTGGACAGAGAGCTGCTCTTGGCAGGGTTTGACCTGAACGATGATGATGACGCCATCAGCAACAGCTACGAATGGAACGGCAACAATTCTAATGTAACCGCCTTCAACCTTACCCTGGGGGGGTTGAGCGCTGAGTGTGGGAAAGACTGTTATGCTATTGGAGTTGCTACAGCCTTGACTTTTCTGGCTGGATTTTATCAG GTTCTGATGGGAGTCTTTCGTCTAGGCTTTGTCTCTATGTATCTTTCAGAGTCTGTGCTTGATGGATTTGCAACTGGTGCTTCTTTAACCATTTTAACAGCCCAAGTTAAGTACCTTATTGGAATAAAAATCCCACGCAGCCAAGGGCATGGGATCCTCTTAACGACCTGGATTAATATTTTTCGAAACATTTCTCAGGCTAACCAGTGCGATGTAATCACGAGCGTGGTTTGCATTGCGGTGCTAGTTGCTGCGAAAGAACTGGGAGATCGGTACAAGCAGAAGCTGAAAATCCCActgcccacagagctggtggtTATTGTTGTGGCTACGCTGGTTTCACACTATGGGAAGCTGAATGAAGTTTACGCATCCAGTGTTTCGGGGGCAATTCCAACTGGATTTATTCCCCCTCAGCTGCCAAATTTTAACATGATGCATCGCGTGGCTCTAGATGCTGTTCCCCTTGCCATAGTTGGCTTTGCATTTACAATCTCCCTCTCAGAAATGTTCGCCAAGAAATATGCCTACACTGTCAGAGCCAATCAGGAAATGTTTGCCATAGGATTCTGTAACATTATCCCATCCTTTTTCCATTGTTTCGCAACCAGTGCAGCTCTTGCAAAAACGCTTGTGAAATCTTCTACGGGCTGCCAGACGCAGGTCTCTAGTGTTATCAGCGCAGTGGTAGTGCTTCTGGTGCTGCTCTTCCTCGCTCCGCTGTTTTATTCTTTGCAAAAATGTGTTTTGGCTTGCATCATAATAGTCAGTCTCCGAGGAGCCCTTCGGAAGTTTCGAGACGTGCCCCAGCGATATCACATGAACAAAGTGGACACTCTGGTCTGGTGCGTTACTGTGTTCTCATCTGCCCTGATCAGCACAGAAATGGGGCTTTTGATTGGGGTCCTCTTTTCCATGCTGTGCATCGTTGTTCGTACGCAGCGACCCCGTACTGCCCTGCTTGGTCAGATCCAGAGCACTGCCTTCTATGAAGACGACTGGGAATATGAAAGTCTCTGTCCTGTtccaaatgccaaaatatttcgTTTTGAGGCACCACTTTACTATGCAAATAAAGACTTTTTTCTGAAGTCTCTCTACAGAATGACTGGGTTAGATCCTACTCTGGAAGCTGctaaaaggaaaaagaatgagAAGAAGCAAAAAGAGCATTTGaaagagggaaacagaggcacaattGTTAAGGGATCGGATCAGGCAGATACAGCCTTACACCTGGTCCCTAAACAAGTAGATTTCCAGACCATCATCATAGACTGTTCCTCAGTCACTTTTCTGGACACAGCTGGTATAATCACATTAAAGGAAATACTGAAAGATTACAACGAGCTAAAAATCACTGTTCTTCTGGCTTGCTGCAACCCCTCAGTGATTGACTCTCTGAAAAGAGGGGACTACTTTGGGAAGGATTGCAAAAAGATGCACGAATTGCTGTTCTATAGCATTCACAGTGCTGTGCAGTTTGCCAGAGACAGAAAGCTTTTGGCAGATGGCTCTGCTGTTTAG